A window of Actinomadura rubteroloni contains these coding sequences:
- a CDS encoding ANTAR domain-containing response regulator, translated as MLAGPGSLGCVTETARRVVIAEDEALIRLDLKEMLQEDGYEVVGEAGDGETAVRLAAEHRPDLVILDVKMPVLDGISAAERISADRIAPVVILTAFSQRELVQRATDAGAMAYLVKPFSKTDLTPAIEVAVSRYTELRALEAEVAGLSDRLETRKVVDRAKGLLQEAHGWTEPEAFRWIQKTSMDRRLTMRAVAEAVVAGASKGSGQDGGSGPAAD; from the coding sequence ATGCTAGCGGGTCCCGGTAGTCTCGGGTGCGTGACGGAGACCGCTCGGCGAGTTGTGATCGCAGAAGACGAGGCCCTCATCCGGCTGGACCTCAAGGAGATGCTCCAGGAGGACGGGTACGAGGTCGTGGGCGAGGCGGGGGACGGTGAGACGGCCGTCCGGCTGGCCGCCGAGCACCGCCCCGACCTGGTGATCCTCGACGTCAAGATGCCCGTTCTGGACGGCATCTCCGCCGCCGAGCGCATCTCCGCGGACCGGATCGCCCCCGTCGTCATCCTCACGGCGTTCTCGCAGCGGGAGCTGGTGCAGCGGGCGACGGACGCGGGCGCGATGGCCTATCTCGTCAAGCCGTTCAGCAAGACGGACCTGACGCCGGCGATCGAGGTGGCGGTGAGCCGCTACACCGAGCTGCGGGCGCTGGAGGCGGAGGTCGCGGGGCTTTCGGACCGGCTGGAGACGCGCAAGGTCGTCGACCGTGCCAAGGGGCTCCTGCAGGAGGCGCACGGCTGGACGGAGCCGGAGGCGTTCCGGTGGATCCAGAAGACGTCGATGGACCGCCGGCTGACGATGCGGGCGGTCGCGGAGGCCGTGGTGGCGGGCGCGTCGAAGGGGTCGGGCCAGGACGGCGGATCCGGTCCGGCGGCGGACTGA
- a CDS encoding helix-turn-helix domain-containing protein has translation MYDPRQRPLALRLLREGFSLAEINHQTGISRQTLYNWKKDPEKAAARVVPACPRCHERALDRPAYSYLLGLYLGDGHIANAPKPGIYRMEIACANSWPGLSEEAAHALAVVMPGQKIGRRASIGCTNIGAYSKHWPCIFPQHGPGMKHTRKITLSEWQQEIVDECTGKFVRGLIHSDGCRAMNRIKHVRNGETVWYEYPRYFFTNASDDIRTLYTDALDRLGIAWKQSNARNISVARRDAVARLDAFVGPKY, from the coding sequence ATGTACGATCCGCGACAACGCCCCCTCGCCCTCCGGCTGCTCCGTGAGGGCTTCTCCCTCGCAGAGATCAATCACCAAACCGGCATTTCACGGCAGACGCTCTACAACTGGAAGAAAGATCCAGAGAAGGCCGCCGCACGCGTGGTGCCCGCCTGCCCCAGATGCCACGAGCGGGCGCTCGATCGACCCGCCTACTCCTACCTGCTCGGGCTGTACCTCGGGGACGGCCACATCGCCAACGCGCCCAAGCCGGGGATCTACCGCATGGAGATCGCGTGCGCGAACAGTTGGCCCGGCCTGAGCGAGGAGGCCGCGCACGCGCTCGCCGTCGTCATGCCCGGCCAGAAGATCGGCCGCAGGGCGAGCATCGGCTGCACCAACATCGGCGCCTACTCCAAGCACTGGCCGTGCATCTTCCCTCAGCATGGACCGGGCATGAAGCACACGCGCAAAATAACGCTCTCCGAATGGCAGCAGGAGATCGTGGACGAGTGCACCGGAAAGTTCGTTCGGGGTCTGATCCATTCGGACGGCTGTCGCGCGATGAACCGCATCAAGCATGTCCGGAATGGCGAGACGGTCTGGTACGAGTATCCCCGGTACTTCTTCACGAACGCGTCCGACGACATCCGCACGCTGTACACCGACGCGCTTGACCGGCTCGGGATCGCCTGGAAACAGAGCAACGCCCGGAACATCTCGGTCGCACGAAGGGACGCGGTGGCTCGGCTGGACGCGTTCGTCGGGCCGAAGTACTGA
- the pyk gene encoding pyruvate kinase translates to MTRRAKIVSTIGPACSSAEQIRALVDAGVDVARLNMSHGDHAAHEEVYHRLRAASAAAGRGVGILADLQGPKIRIGRFPDGPVRLTLGDAFTITTEDVPGTRKQVSTTYTGLPGDVGPGDTVLIDDGRVALEVTDVDGPRVHTTVTVGGMVSDNKGLNLPGVPVSVPALTEKDEEDLRWALRLGVDLVALSFVRTPGDADICYQIMEEEGLRVPLIGKIEKPQAVDALPEIVAAFDGIMVARGDLGVELPLEQVPIVQKRAIELCREKARPVIVATQMLESMISSPRPTRAETSDVANAVFEGADAVMLSGETSVGQYPILAVETMSRIVCTAEESTLHATHTLNRIPETVGGAIARAAAEVGATVGAQALVAFTMSGETARRLSRYRSPIPLLAFTSVPAIRGRLAHVWGVETFIVPEVNHTDEMVRQVEQALLEIGRYQKGDRVVVVAGSPPGTPGSTNALRVHRIGDAIALD, encoded by the coding sequence GTGACCCGTCGAGCGAAGATCGTCAGCACCATCGGCCCCGCCTGCTCCAGCGCCGAGCAGATCCGCGCCCTCGTCGACGCGGGCGTCGACGTCGCCCGCCTCAACATGAGCCACGGCGACCACGCCGCGCACGAAGAGGTCTACCACCGCCTCCGCGCCGCCTCGGCCGCCGCCGGGCGCGGCGTCGGCATCCTGGCCGACCTCCAGGGCCCCAAGATCCGCATCGGCCGGTTCCCCGACGGCCCCGTGCGCCTCACCCTCGGCGACGCGTTCACCATCACCACCGAGGACGTCCCCGGCACCCGCAAGCAGGTCTCCACCACCTACACCGGCCTCCCCGGCGACGTCGGCCCCGGCGACACCGTCCTCATCGACGACGGCCGCGTCGCCCTCGAGGTGACCGACGTCGACGGCCCCCGCGTCCACACCACCGTCACCGTCGGCGGCATGGTCTCCGACAACAAGGGCCTCAACCTCCCCGGCGTCCCCGTCAGCGTCCCCGCCCTCACCGAGAAGGACGAGGAGGACCTGCGCTGGGCGCTGCGCCTCGGCGTCGACCTCGTCGCGCTCTCGTTCGTCCGGACGCCCGGCGACGCCGACATCTGCTACCAGATCATGGAAGAGGAGGGCCTCCGCGTCCCCCTCATCGGCAAGATCGAGAAGCCGCAGGCCGTCGACGCCCTCCCCGAGATCGTCGCCGCCTTCGACGGGATCATGGTCGCCCGGGGCGACCTCGGCGTCGAACTGCCCCTCGAACAGGTCCCGATCGTCCAGAAGCGCGCGATCGAACTCTGCCGCGAGAAGGCCCGTCCGGTCATCGTCGCGACCCAGATGCTCGAATCCATGATCTCCTCGCCCCGGCCCACCCGCGCCGAGACCTCCGACGTCGCCAACGCCGTCTTCGAGGGCGCCGACGCCGTCATGCTCTCCGGCGAGACCAGCGTCGGCCAGTACCCGATCCTCGCCGTCGAGACCATGAGCCGCATCGTCTGCACCGCCGAGGAATCCACCCTCCACGCCACCCACACCCTCAACCGCATCCCCGAGACCGTCGGCGGCGCCATCGCCCGCGCGGCGGCCGAGGTCGGCGCCACCGTCGGCGCGCAGGCCCTCGTCGCGTTCACGATGTCCGGCGAGACGGCCCGCCGCCTCTCCCGCTACCGCTCGCCGATCCCGCTGCTGGCGTTCACGTCCGTCCCGGCGATCCGGGGCCGCCTCGCGCACGTCTGGGGCGTCGAGACCTTCATCGTCCCGGAGGTCAACCACACCGACGAGATGGTGCGCCAGGTCGAGCAGGCGCTGTTGGAGATCGGCCGCTACCAGAAGGGCGACCGCGTGGTCGTCGTCGCGGGCTCCCCGCCCGGGACCCCCGGCTCCACCAACGCCCTGCGCGTCCACCGAATCGGCGACGCCATCGCCCTGGACTGA
- a CDS encoding type 1 glutamine amidotransferase domain-containing protein, which yields MAHDLKGRTIAFLAAPAGAEQVEVTEPWDGLRRAGADVRLISTAGTEIQMYDGLDKGDTFPVDAPLGHSVPDAFDALVLPGGVANPDFLRTVPEAVAFVRAFFDTGKPVAAICHAPWLLAEADVVRGRTLTSWPSLRTDLGNAGALWRDEEVQVCEAGPNTLVTSRKPADLPAFVKTAVDVFAA from the coding sequence ATGGCACACGACCTGAAGGGCAGGACGATCGCCTTCCTCGCCGCTCCGGCGGGCGCCGAGCAGGTGGAGGTCACCGAGCCCTGGGACGGGCTGCGCCGGGCGGGCGCCGACGTCCGGCTGATCTCCACCGCCGGCACCGAGATCCAGATGTACGACGGGCTCGACAAGGGCGACACGTTCCCCGTGGACGCCCCGCTCGGCCACTCGGTGCCCGACGCGTTCGACGCGCTCGTGCTCCCCGGCGGCGTCGCCAACCCCGACTTCCTGCGCACCGTGCCGGAGGCCGTCGCGTTCGTCCGCGCCTTCTTCGACACCGGCAAGCCCGTCGCCGCGATCTGCCACGCGCCCTGGCTCCTCGCCGAGGCCGACGTCGTCCGCGGACGCACCCTGACGTCCTGGCCGAGCCTGCGCACCGACCTCGGCAACGCCGGCGCGCTCTGGCGGGACGAGGAGGTCCAAGTCTGCGAGGCGGGACCGAACACGCTCGTCACCAGCCGTAAACCCGCCGACCTCCCCGCGTTCGTCAAGACGGCCGTCGACGTCTTCGCCGCCTGA
- a CDS encoding helix-turn-helix domain-containing protein, which produces MNPTGYRERPAPRGAGLACVWTSALPRAAAEPFVQRVVPDGCVDVYWSERDGRVFVAGPDTGPMPALLLPGDRFVGVRFRPGTAGRVLTVPPAAVRDARVPLSDLWGADAERLEHSGDPGRALMAALVARAASAPPPDPLVAGLIPALATGSVARAADDLGFSERQIRRRTMDAFGYGPKTLQRVLRFQKALRLARTGTPFADVTQAAGYADQTHLAHEVRELGGAPLGTFR; this is translated from the coding sequence GTGAATCCGACCGGGTACCGGGAGCGGCCCGCGCCGCGCGGCGCGGGCCTGGCGTGCGTGTGGACGTCCGCGCTCCCCCGCGCGGCGGCGGAGCCGTTCGTGCAGCGGGTCGTGCCGGACGGGTGCGTGGACGTCTACTGGTCGGAGCGCGACGGACGTGTCTTCGTCGCGGGTCCGGACACGGGTCCGATGCCCGCGCTGCTGCTGCCGGGCGACCGGTTCGTGGGCGTGCGGTTCCGTCCGGGGACGGCGGGACGGGTGCTGACCGTCCCGCCTGCGGCCGTACGGGACGCGAGGGTCCCGCTGTCCGACCTGTGGGGCGCGGACGCCGAGCGCCTGGAGCACTCCGGCGACCCGGGACGGGCGCTGATGGCGGCGCTCGTGGCACGGGCGGCCTCCGCTCCCCCACCGGACCCGCTGGTCGCCGGCCTGATCCCCGCGCTCGCGACGGGCTCGGTGGCGAGGGCGGCGGACGATCTGGGGTTCAGCGAGCGGCAGATACGACGCCGCACGATGGACGCCTTCGGATACGGCCCGAAGACCCTGCAACGGGTGCTGCGCTTCCAGAAGGCGCTGCGCCTGGCGAGGACGGGCACGCCGTTCGCGGACGTCACGCAGGCGGCGGGCTACGCCGATCAGACGCATCTGGCGCACGAGGTGCGGGAGCTGGGCGGCGCGCCGCTCGGGACGTTCCGGTGA
- a CDS encoding VOC family protein, whose protein sequence is MIIGWMRAFVDRPAERRAEAVRFWAAVTGAEPSGGLLVPAKGDAHVEVRSGAGLALEVADVDAALTVAHALGADAVEAGETEAVVRSPGGTVFRLEQWSGAAVRSPAAGDADVDQVCLDVPAAAFDAEVAFWSRWTGWPVRKAARPEFTAVQPPDAMPLRLLIQRLEDGTPGAHLDLRCSDLAATRAKHEELGARTLRELPWWTVMEDPAGGAYCLIAARTAE, encoded by the coding sequence GTGATCATCGGGTGGATGCGGGCGTTCGTGGACCGTCCGGCGGAGCGGCGGGCGGAGGCCGTGCGGTTCTGGGCGGCGGTGACGGGCGCGGAGCCGTCCGGCGGCCTGCTGGTCCCGGCGAAGGGCGACGCGCACGTGGAGGTGCGGTCCGGCGCGGGCCTGGCCCTGGAGGTGGCGGACGTGGACGCGGCGCTGACGGTGGCGCACGCGCTCGGCGCGGACGCGGTGGAGGCGGGCGAGACCGAGGCGGTCGTCCGGAGCCCTGGCGGAACCGTGTTCCGTTTGGAGCAGTGGTCGGGCGCGGCGGTGCGGTCGCCGGCGGCGGGCGACGCGGACGTGGACCAGGTGTGCCTGGACGTCCCTGCGGCGGCGTTCGACGCGGAGGTGGCGTTCTGGTCCCGGTGGACGGGCTGGCCCGTCCGGAAGGCGGCCAGACCCGAGTTCACGGCCGTCCAGCCCCCGGACGCGATGCCGCTCCGCCTGCTGATCCAGCGGCTGGAGGACGGCACTCCCGGCGCCCACCTGGACCTGCGCTGCTCCGACCTCGCCGCGACGCGCGCCAAGCACGAGGAACTGGGTGCGCGGACGCTGCGGGAACTGCCGTGGTGGACGGTCATGGAGGACCCGGCGGGCGGGGCCTACTGCCTGATCGCCGCGCGGACGGCGGAGTGA